Proteins encoded in a region of the Hippopotamus amphibius kiboko isolate mHipAmp2 chromosome 11, mHipAmp2.hap2, whole genome shotgun sequence genome:
- the PMAIP1 gene encoding phorbol-12-myristate-13-acetate-induced protein 1: MPGRRARKSSQQSPTRAPADPEVECAIQFRRIGDKLNFRQKLLNLISKLFRSGT; this comes from the exons ATGCCTGGAAGGAGGGCTCGTAAGAGCTCTCAGCAGAGCCCTACGCGGGCCCCGGCAG aTCCCGAAGTCGAGTGTGCCATTCAGTTCAGGAGGATTGGAGACAAACTGAATTTTCGGCAGAAACTTCTGAATCTGATATCCAAACTCTTCCGCTCAGGAACCTGA